A genome region from Anopheles stephensi strain Indian chromosome 2, UCI_ANSTEP_V1.0, whole genome shotgun sequence includes the following:
- the LOC118505202 gene encoding alkaline phosphatase, with translation MMYQLLCVCLALFGGLVSSLPVHHHPAEEEYDPMHPQRFLFEEMLPAADQRTKRSSPTMPKLRFEPPTPTEHHAQYWNNLAQDILDRQLHKNKLNRKVAKNVIMFLGDGLSIPTLAATRVYLGDESTELSFERFPYVGLSKTYCANVQVADSACTATAYLAGVKANYGTIGLSAAAALGDCQAQNDTANHVQSIAKWAQDAGLATGFVTTTEVTNASPAGMYAHTANRNWEHNGAIEKDGFDPAVCQDIATQLIHDPVGKHMRVIMGGGRRQFLPTHETDIEGIRGKRTDGEDLIKHWQHHHSHHRSAYVQNRIQLLETDTERGELDYLLGLFASKHLPYHLDADEQQIPTLTEMVSKAMDILERNDDGYFLFVEGGRIDHGHHYTQPIRAFDETVEFAKAIEMARSRTSQDNTLIVVTADHSHTMTMSGYSSRKNDILGVNNGQRADDDLPYATISYANGPGYDRNVQREARLDLNRVDMRDKSFAFPSTVPLGLETHGGDDVAVFASGPWAHLFSGTYEQHFIPHAMAYAACIGSGRTACTTDQS, from the exons ATGATGTACCAGCTGCTGTGCGTCTGTCTGGCTCTGTTCGGTGGCCTAGTTTCATCCTTACCAGTGCACCACCATCCGGCTGAGGAAG AGTACGATCCGATGCATCCACAGCGGTTCCTGTTCGAGGAGATGCTGCCAGCGGCAGACCAACGCACCAAGCGCTCGTCTCCAACGATGCCGAAACTACGCTTCGAACCACCAACTCCGACCGAACATCATGCCCAGTACTGGAACAATCTCGCGCAAGACATCCTCGACCGCCAGCTGCACAAGAACAAGCTCAACCGGAAGGTGGCCAAGAATGTAATCATGTTCCTCGGTGATGGACTCTCGATACCAACGCTCGCAGCTACGCGCGTCTACCTCGGCGACGAAAGTACCGAGCTGTCGTTCGAGCGGTTCCCGTACGTGGGACTCTCCAAG ACGTACTGTGCCAACGTGCAGGTTGCAGATTCGGCCTGCACTGCCACCGCCTACCTGGCCGGGGTGAAGGCTAACTACGGTACAATCGGGCTATCGGCGGCGGCTGCCCTCGGGGACTGTCAGGCACAGAACGATACCGCCAACCATGTACAGTCCATTGCGAAATGGGCCCAGGATGCTGGGCTGGCTACCG GATTCGTGACGACCACCGAGGTAACGAATGCTTCGCCGGCCGGTATGTACGCCCATACGGCCAACCGAAACTGGGAGCATAATGGTGCTATCGAGAAGGACGGCTTTGATCCGGCCGTATGCCAAGATATAGCCACCCAGCTTATCCATGACCCGGTGGGCAAACATATGCGA GTTATCATGGGAGGAGGCCGTCGGCAGTTCCTGCCAACCCACGAAACCGACATCGAAGGCATCCGGGGCAAGCGTACCGATGGGGaggatttaattaaacactGGCAACATCATCATTCCCATCACCGATCTGCATACGTGCAGAACCGTATCCAATTACTCGAG ACTGACACGGAACGGGGCGAGCTGGACTATCTGCTCGGGCTGTTCGCCAGCAAGCATCTTCCCTATCATCTCGACGCGGACGAGCAGCAGATCCCCACGCTGACCGAGATGGTATCGAAGGCGATGGACATTCTCGAGCGCAACGACGATGGCTACTTTCTATTTGTGGAAG GCGGTCGGATTGATCATGGGCATCATTACACACAGCCGATAAGAGCCTTCGACGAGACGGTCGAGTTCGCCAAAGCTATCGAGATGGCACGCAGCCGCACGAGCCAGGATAATACCCTGATTGTCGTTACTGCGGATCACTCGCACACGATGACAATGAGCGGCTACTCG agtcGCAAAAATGACATACTCGGAGTTAATAATGGCCAGCGGGCGGACGACGATCTGCCGTACGCTACCATCAGCTACGCCAACGGACCGGGCTACGATCGGAACGTGCAACGCGAAGCCCGGCTAGATCTGAACCGGGTCGACATGCGGGACAAATCGTTCGCCTTTCCGAGCACCGTACCGCTCGGGCTGGAAACGCACGGTGGCGACGATGTGGCCGTTTTTGCCAGCGGTCCCTGGGCGCATCTGTTCAGCGGTACCTACGAGCAGCACTTTATTCCGCACGCGATGGCATATGCGGCCTGTATCGGCTCGGGGCGAACGGCCTGTACCACCGACCAATCGTAA